Proteins from one Ipomoea triloba cultivar NCNSP0323 chromosome 1, ASM357664v1 genomic window:
- the LOC116022584 gene encoding probable BOI-related E3 ubiquitin-protein ligase 2, with product MERHFQQNSPQPHQRSMPFRDMHNSMNGQISPPVVYFDGSNLPDRSQHPPYVPPFQVVGLVPVPVEEATLDLQWNYGLEAKKRPEEQDFLENNSQISSVDFLQRRSVSTGLGLSLDNGRLASSGDSSFLGLSGDDIERKLQSLDAEIDRYVKLQGDQLRQAILEKVQASQLQTISYLEEKIIQKLHEKEAEAEYTNKKNLELEIQMEKLSMEAEAWQQRAKYNENLIHTLKFNLQQVYAQNIDSKEGCGDSEVDDTASCCNGRAIDFHLLSQDKNGMKKLMTCKFCRVNEVCMLLLPCRHLCLCKECESKLRLCPLCQSSKYLGMEVYM from the exons ATGGAGCGCCACTTCCAACAAAATTCACCTCAACCACACCAGCGGTCCATGCCCTTCAG AGATATGCATAACAGCATGAACGGTCAAATTTCACCGCCGGTCGTTTATTTCGACGGCTCAAACCTCCCCGATCGGTCTCAGCATCCTCCTTACGTCCCTCCGT TTCAAGTGGTTGGGTTAGTGCCTGTTCCAGTGGAGGAAGCTACGCTGGATTTGCAGTGGAATTATGGGTTGGAAGCGAAGAAGAGACCCGAAGAGCAGGATTTTCTAGAGAACAATTCTCAGATATCTTCAGTGGACTTCTTGCAGCGGCGCTCAGTGTCCACTGGGCTCGGCTTGTCTCTCGACAATGGCCGACTGGCATCATCTGGGGACTCATCTTTTCTCGGTCTGTCAGGGGATGACATTGAACGGAAGTTACAGAGCCTTGATGCTGAAATTGATAGATACGTTAAGCTCCAG GGTGATCAATTAAGGCAGGCTATACTAGAGAAGGTGCAGGCAAGTCAACTCCAGACTATCTCCTATCTTGAAGAAAAGATCATTCAAAAGCTACATGAGAAAGAGGCAGAGGCTGAATacaccaacaaaaaaaatttggaGCTTGAAATACAAATGGAAAAACTATCTATGGAGGCTGAGGCTTGGCAACAGCGAGCCAAATACAATGAAAACCTGATTCACACACTCAAGTTCAATTTACAGCAGGTTTATGCTCAAAATATAGATAGTAAAGAAGGATGTGGTGATAGTGAGGTGGATGATACAGCATCCTGTTGTAATGGGCGTGCCATTGATTTTCACTTGCTTTCCCAGGATAAAAATGGaatgaagaagttgatgactTGTAAATTTTGTAGAGTCAATGAAGTATGCATGCTACTTTTGCCCTGTAGGCATCTCTGCCTTTGTAAAGAATGTGAAAGTAAGCTTAGGCTTTGTCCTTTGTGTCAGTCCAGTAAATACCTAGGTATGGAAgtttatatgtaa